The region TCGTAGAAATAGTGGTTCAGCTCGCCGGGGGCGTTGCCCACCCGCTGGGGGGCCCCCAGCCGGATCATCTCCCGGGCATAGTACTCCAGGAAGTCGATCGCCTCCCCCACGTCCGCATAGGCCTGGTCCCACTGCTTGCCGATCTCCAGCACCTGCCACGCCGACAGTTCGAAGGCGCGCCTGCGGGCGATCTCGGCCGCCTTGAGCAGGTACTGGGCCCGCTCCCGGGGCGGCGTGTCGCGCCAGGCCGGGAAGGCCGCCTTGGCGGCGGCGATGGCCCGGGTCACCTCGGGGATGCCGGCCTGGCAGATCTGGCCCAACACCTCAGACGGCTTGGCGGGGTTGACGGTCGGGATCCGGTCGGAGGTATCCAGTTCCTGGCCGCCGATGAAGAGCGGATAGACCTTGCCGAAGGCGGTGCGCACCTGGGCGATGGCAGCCGGGAAGGCGGCCCGGTGGTCGGCGCGGGTGAAATCCACCATGGGGTCGTTGGCGAAGCGGGGCAGACCGCCGGGGGCGGCGGGGGCCTTTTTCGGCTTTGCGGCCCGTTCGCCCCGCTCCCGTTCCGCAGTCTTGTCCGGGTCTTCCAGGAGACGCTCGATCTGGGCATCTTCGGCGAAGCTCTGGCGCAGGAAGGATTCGTTGGCGGTATTCTCCAAAAGGCGCCGCACCAGGTACCCCATACCCGGCACCATGTCGCCGTAGGGGCAGTAGAGGCGGATGCGCCCCGCCACCTTGAGGATCCCCTTGCGGACCGGTTCGGCCATGCCGTACAGCACCTGGAATTCGTAACGCGACTCGGGCACGTGCAGCGCATTGGCCATCTCCATGACGGCCGAGATGGTGCGGATATTGTGGGAGGCGCAGGCGAAATGGCAGATCTGGTGATTCTCCAGGATCAGGCGCGCCTGGCGCTCATAGGCGGCGTCGCTTTCGGCCTTGATGGTCCAGACCGGGATCGGCCACCCCATCTGCTTGGCCTTGACCGTCTCGTAATCCCAGTAGGCCCCCTTGACCAGGCGGATGGATATCTGCGTATCGTGAGCCTTGGCCCAGGACAGCATGTCGGCCAGGTCCTTGTCCGTGTCCTTCAGATAGGCCTGGAACACGATGCCGATGTGGGGATACTCCTTGTATTCCAGCTTCAGGCGGCGGAACACTTCCAGGGTGATGTCCTTGAAGCGGTAGGACTCCATGTCGATGCACAGGAAGCCTCCCATCTCCACCACCTTGGCGCAGATCCGGCGCATCTGGCGCAGGATGGCCGCCACCGAGCCCTCGAAATCCTGGGGATTGGCCAGGCAGAACAGGGCGGTCGGCTTGACAGCGATGTTGACCTTGGGCGCATGTCCCCAGTCCTGGGCCGGATCGCCCCCCTGGCCCGGGAGCCCCTTCCACCCCTTCTGCTCGTTTTTGAGGGCTTCCAGCAACTCCAGGTAGGTCGTCACGTAGACCTCCGCCTCCTCCTCGGAGAGGGTGGCCTCCCCCAGCACATCCACCACGGCGGCAAAACCGTCCTTGCGCAGCTTTTCCATGTTTTTGACGGCTTCTTTGGTGTTCTCGCCCACGATGAACTGGCGGGCCATCTCCTGGATATTGGCCGAGATGAACTTGTTGAGCATCGCCCCCCCCAGGGAGCCGAGCATGCCGGCCATCTTGGCGCCGGTGGCGAGCACCGGCGGCATATCCTTTTCCTCACCGAAGTACTCGCGGATATGGTCGGTCAAAAGCTTGGAGGTCGTCAGGGAGGGGAAAGCGTCCACAAAGCGGAACATCTGCACCTTGAACTGTTCGTTCTGCATGCTCCAGTCCATGACCTTGCCCATCCAGGCCCCCTTGTTGAAGAGGGAGGGCTTTTCCCCGGAGATGGTGGAAAAGAAATCCTTGCCGCGCGCTACGATCTTCGTGTTGATCTCTGGATTCTGCATATGACTCTCCTTGTGCCGCTGTGAGTGTGATACGGAATCTGTGGCGAATGGTTTAACCATTAGTACGAAATTTTATTCCGGGTGTCAAGCGAACAAAACGGCAAACGGCAGCCGGCGCTTGTCTCAGGCCGGTAAAAATGGTAGTGTGGTTTGACCATTAGGAGCGGGAAAACCGACAAAAGTTCCTTGGGGAAGGATAGCAACATGTTCAGACATGTCAAACAGAGCCGGGCCTATCAGGATGTGGTCGAACAGATCCAGGAGGGCATCATCGCGGGCACGCTCAAACCGGGGAGCCAGCTCCCGGCCGAGCGGGAGCTGAAGGAGCAGTTCGGCGTCAGCCGGGGAACCCTGCGCGAGGCGTTGCGGGTGCTGGAGCAGAAGGGGCTGATCGAGATCCGCACCGGCGTGGCCGGGGGCTCCATCATCAGGGAGGTCAACAGCGAACAGTTAAGCGAGAACCTGGGGCTCTTGATCCGCAACCGGACGGTTTCCCTGCGCGACCTGGCCGAGTTCCGCGAGGGGATGGAGGGAGGCGTGGCGGCCCTGGCGGCCCAGCGGGGGCGGGAGCAGGACATGGCCCTCCTGAAGCAGCTTTTGGCCGAGGCCGAGGAGCACCTGAAGGAGGGGCGCAAGGGATGGGACGCCTTTATCCGCACCGACGAGATGCTCCACATGGCCCTGGCCCGCATGAGCGGCAACCAGCTCTTCATCTCCGTCCTGGAAAGCGTCTATTACAACATCCACACCTACTACGAGAATTATCTCCCCCGGGGGAAGAAGATACTCCAGGAGAATTTCGGCGATCTGCGGGCAATCGTGGCCGCCGTGACGGAACGGGATGCAGAGGCGGCACGGGAACTGGCCCAGGGGCACGTACGGCGTTTCAACGCCTACATGGAGGAGAAGGAGGCCTAGCCTTTTTCCGGTTCAAGCTGAAAAGACAAACGCCGCGCAACCATAATGGTCGCACGGCGTTTGCATTCGCGGAGGCACCCACGAAAACGTTGCGCTGTAACTTAGTCCATCTTGACCGGAACCTTGGCCTTCAGGACATACTTGCCGCCTTTGACTTCCAGCAGGCAGAGCGGCGACTTGATCGGCTCGCGGTTGTTGCGGATGGTGATGGTGCCGGAAACGCCCTCGAAGTTCTTGATCTTGGCGATGGCATCCTTGAACACCTTCGGATCGTTGCTCTTGGCGGTGGTCATGGCGGCAACGATAAGCTTGACCGCGTCATACCCCTGGGCGTCGAACAGGCCCGGCAGGGCGCCGTTGTTCTTGCCCTTGAAGGCTTCGATGAACTTGGCGGTCACCGGTGACGCCTGCTCGGGGGAGAACCCGACGTAGGACATGGAGCCCTCGACCGCCGTGCCGCCCAGCTTGATGAACTCGGGCGAGAACAGGCCGTCGCCGCCGAACATGTTGACCTTGATCCCCTGCTTGCGGGCTTCCTTCATGAGCAGGGCGCCTTCGGTGTAGTAGCCGGAGTAGAAGAGGATATCCGGTTTCTTGGCCTTGATGTTGGTCATCTGGCCGGAGAAGTCCTTGTCCCCGTCCTTGATCTTCTCGTCAGCCACGATCTCGATGCCGGCGCCCTTGGCGGAATCGCGGAAGAGCTGCGACATGCCGACGCTGTAATCGTTGTTGTCGGAGGTGATCATGGCCACTTTTTTGAACTTGAGGTTCTTGGCGTAGTAGTCCAAAAGTGCCGGAATCGCCACGCTGTCCAGCAGCGTGTCGCGGAAGATGTAATCGCCGATCTCCACCACGCCCGTACCGGTGGCGCCGGCCGAGAGCAGCACGACCTGGGCCTTCTGGGCAATGGGGGCGGCAACCTTGGTGATGCCGGTGGTCGGGTCGCCGACGATGGCCACGACGTTGTCGCGGCTGATCAGCTTCTGGGTGACCGAGGCCCCTTCCTGCTTGTCGCCGCGGTCATCGGCCTCGACGATCTCGATCTTCTTGCCGTTGACGCCGCCGGCCGCATTGATCTCCTCGGCCGCCATCTTCATGCCGGCCAGGGTCGGTGCGCCGAACATGGCCACGTCACCGGTCAAGGCGCCGAGAAAACCGATCTTTACCGTATCGCCGGCAGCCTTGGGAGCCGCTTCAGTTTTAGCCTCTTCCTTTTTCTTGCAGCCCGCGGTTACCGACAGGGCCAGCACGCCGGCCAGCAACAGGGCGGCACTCTTCTTGAAGTTCATGGTTTCCTCCTTTGGAGAAATGGTATGGTCTAGTGTCCCGGCTTATCGAGGCTGTTCAGGATCTCGTCCGCTTCCTTCAGTTTCTGCTGCAATTTCTTCAATTCCTCTGCGGAGTAAACCTTCTTGCCCTTCTTGATCTCGTTGTTGATCTTCCTGATCTTCTGCTGGATGCTGTCCACCTGGTCCCTGCATCCCTTGGAGGCCAAGAGGCACTCGTCCTTTTCATTGCTCTTCACATCTGCGGCAAAGGCAGCGGTGGTGGCGGAAAGCGCAAAAGCCGTCAGTACGGCGATGAGAACTTTTTTCATGGGTCTGCTCCTTTTCAGTTGAAATCAAACGGGGGCGCATGCGCGCCCCCGATCGTCAATTAGAAGGTGTACTTGAAGATGATCTTGGCATCGTAGGGATTCTCGGGCGTGCCGTTGGTGGCCACGTTGTCGTAGTAGCCGCCCAGGATGGCATAACCCACGCGCACGCCGGCATTCAGGTTTTCCAGCAGCTTGTAGTTCGCTTCGGCGTTGATTTCGGTACCCAGGAAGTTGGAGCCATTCACTTTGCCGGTAGTTGCATTTAGCTTGCTATTACCGTTTTTGTGGGTGACGCCCACGAAACCGACGTTGAAGGCGGTGGCGAGCCGGTCGTTCACCGGCAGGTCGTAGCCCAAGTAGGCGCCCATCAGGCCCTGGCCCTTGTTGCCCGTGTTGTAGATGATGGAGTTGTCCGTGGTCATGGCGTTCTTGTCGCGGCCCAGGATCGTCATCTCGTTGTTGTAGTAGCCGTGCTCGCCTTCGACGTCGTAGAAGGCGTTGCGGTCGGAACCGGTTACATAGAGAAACTCGCCGCGGGCCGTACCGGGGCCGACCTTGAGGCGGGCGCCCAGGTTGCCGGCGAAGGCGTTGATATAGGTCTTGGTGCCGCTCAGATTGCTCCAGCCGGTCTCGTAGAGGGCGAAGCCGTCAACGGTCAGCGGGCCGTGGCCGTATTCGAAGTTGGCGCCAAAGGCGTGGATCTTGACGTCGTTGGTGGTGTAGGTGGTGGTGAAGGTGGTTCCCACCGGATAGACAAAGGACCCGTCAGCAAGCTGGCCGGTAGGCGCAGCGGATGCCGTCGTGTTCGACCCGGTAACCTGGTTGTCGCGGAAGAAGTAATAGGCGGCGCCGACCTTCAGCTCCTTGGTAACGGCGAACTTGCCGTCCAGCATGAACATGTCGTTGGTCTTGTGACCGAGCACGCTGTCAACGCTGCCGCCCTTGTCGCTAAAGCGGAAATAGCCGATGGAGGGGGAGAAGTTGCCGTAGCTGCTGGAGAGAAGGATACCGGCCATGTCGGCGTCGAACACCGTGCCCTTGAAGGAGTCGGTGTTGGCCATCATGCCCAGCTTCATGTTGACGTTCTTGAAGATGTTGGCGTCCAGGTAGATGTTCTTGGTTTCGATGTTGACTTCGTCGGCGCCCAGGGCGGCGCCCTGGTTGCGGTGGACGCCGTAGGAGGCATCGCCGTAGTAGGAGTAGTCCAGCTCGAAGCGGGTGACCAGTTTCAGGTCGGCGCTGGCCTTGGCGTTATATTCCAGACGGGCGCGCTGTTCGATGAAGTTGGACGAAAACTGTTTCTTGGTCGTCCCCTCCGGGTTGTAGTAGCCGTCACCCTGGGAACTGTAATCGGTCGTTGCGGTGCGGTTGAAGTTGGAGTTGATGTACTGCGCCTGGAACATGCCGTGGAACTCGTTCTCCAGCGCCATTGCGGGAGTGGTCGCAGCGGCGGACACGCCGAGTATGGCCAGCGCTGCAAGGACATTACGTCTTTTCATGGTACTTCCTCCTTTTGTGTGATGTTCTGCTGATTACATCCCCCCTTCAACGGGAGTGCGCGTACGGCGCATTACAGTATTTGACTCAAAAACAGCTTGGCCCGCTCGTGGCTGGGACTGGTGAAGAAATGCTCCGGCGTCCCCTCCTCCACGATCTGGCCGTGGTCCATGAAAATGACCCGGTCCGCCACCTCGCGGGCAAAGCCCATCTCGTGGGTCACCACCACCATGGTCATCCCTTCCCGGGCCAGATTCTTCATGACGTCCAGCACCTCGCCGATCATCTCCGGGTCGAGGGCCGAGGTCGGCTCGTCGAACAGGATCGCCTTGGGGTTCATGGCAAGGGAGCGGGCAATGGCCACCCGCTGCTGCTGGCCGCCGGAGAGTTTGGCCGGATAGGCGGCCGCCTTCTCGGCGATGCCGACCTTCTTGAGCAGCTCCAGGGCGATCTCTTCCGCTTCCCGCCGGCTGCGCTTGCGGACGACCGTCTGGGCCAGGGTCAGGTTCTCCAGCACGGTCTTGTGGGGGAAGAGGTTGAAGGACTGGAACACCATCCCGATCTCTTCCCGGACCTTGCAGATATCCACCTTCGGGTCGCTGACATCCATGCCGTCCACGATCATGGTGCCCCGGTCGATGGTCTCCAGACGGTTGATGGAACGCAGGATGGTGCTCTTGCCCGAACCGCTGGGGCCGATGATGACCACCTTTTCACCGTCCCGGACCGTGAAGGAGACATCCTTCAGCGCCTGGAACGAGCCGTAGAACTTGGAGACACCGCGCGCCTCTATCATAAGTCGGCTATTTTCCTGCATTGAGCCGCTCCTCCATGATACCGATCAACTTGGAAAAAAACAGGGTCATGACCAGGTAGATCAGGGCGATAACCGTATAGGTCTCGAAATAGCTGAAGGTCTCCGAGGCATACTCCCGGCCGCGGCGCAGCAGGTCGGAAACGGCCAGGATGGAGACCAGGGAGGAGTCCTTGAGCAGGGCGATGAATTCGTTGCCGATGGGGGGGAGCACCACCTTGAAGGCCTGGGGCAGGATGACCTGCCGCATGGCCTGGCGGCGGGACATGCCCAGGGACAGGGCCGCCTCCATCTGCCCCTTGGGGATGGACTGGATGCCGGCCCGGAAAACCTCGCCCATGTAGGCGCCGTAGCAGACCGCCATGGCGATGATGGCGCTCAGCATGTCGGGGATCTTCACGAAACGGCCCAGGGCGTAATAGATGTAGAAGATCTGGACCAGGAGCGGAATGCCGCGGATCACCTCCACGTACAGTGAGGCGGCGCCGTTGATGAAACGGTTGTCGGAGATTCGTCCCAGGCCGGTGATCAGCCCGATGCACGTGGCCAAAAGGATGGCGCCGAGGGTGACCTTGAAGGTGACCAGGACGCCGTCCGGGACGAATTTGAAGATCTCGTAGTAGGGATCCGGCTTGGCAAAGGCAAGATACAGGGAGACGAAGATCGCGCCAAAAAAGGCGATGCGCCAGGCGGTAAACAACCCGGCGTCGTTCTTGTTGGGGATGGCGGCTCCGTCGCCGACCTCTATGGGGGCATGGGATGCAGGATTTTTTGGCATGGGCATAGAGCAGGAGCAGGGGCGGCCGGAAAGCCGCCCCTGCTCAGCAGATTACTTCACCCACTTGGTGTGGATCTTGGCGTCCAGTTTCTTGGCCTTGACCGCCTTGATCCCCTTGTTGAGCAGGGCCACCAGGTCCTTGTTGCCCTTCTTCACGACCATGCCGTAGGCTTCCTTGGTGAAGGACTTGCCCACGATCTTGAATTTGTCCTTGTACTCCTTTTTCTGGAGGGCAAAGTGGGCGGCAACCGGCTCGTCGCACACCACGCCGAAGATGCGGCCGGCAGCCATGTCCTCGAAAGCCAGGCCGATCTCGTCATAGGTTTTCAGCTCGACACCGGCGACCTTCTTGATCTCCATGGCGCCCGTCGTACCGATCTGGGCGCCGACCTTCTTGCCCTTCAGGTCGGCAATGACCTTGGCGGTCTTGTTGGTCTTGGGCACCACCAGGATCTGGCCGATGCTGGTATACGGCTCGGTAAAATCATATTTCGCCTGGCGCTCCTTCGTGATGGTGACGGAAGAGATGATGGCGTCGTACTGGCCGGAATCGAGGCCGGCAAAGATGCCGTCCCACGCGGTATTCTTGATCTCGACGGCGACACCCGCCTCCTTGGCGACCGCCTTCAAAAAGTCGATATCGTAGCCAACGATCTGCTTGTTCGTGTCAACCATCTCCATGGGCGGCCAGGTGGCGTCGGTGGCGACCTTGATACTCTTGGGGGCGGCAAAAGCGGTGAGGGACAGGGCGGCCAGCAGTGCCG is a window of Geobacter sp. FeAm09 DNA encoding:
- a CDS encoding FadR/GntR family transcriptional regulator, producing MFRHVKQSRAYQDVVEQIQEGIIAGTLKPGSQLPAERELKEQFGVSRGTLREALRVLEQKGLIEIRTGVAGGSIIREVNSEQLSENLGLLIRNRTVSLRDLAEFREGMEGGVAALAAQRGREQDMALLKQLLAEAEEHLKEGRKGWDAFIRTDEMLHMALARMSGNQLFISVLESVYYNIHTYYENYLPRGKKILQENFGDLRAIVAAVTERDAEAARELAQGHVRRFNAYMEEKEA
- a CDS encoding amino acid ABC transporter permease, whose translation is MPKNPASHAPIEVGDGAAIPNKNDAGLFTAWRIAFFGAIFVSLYLAFAKPDPYYEIFKFVPDGVLVTFKVTLGAILLATCIGLITGLGRISDNRFINGAASLYVEVIRGIPLLVQIFYIYYALGRFVKIPDMLSAIIAMAVCYGAYMGEVFRAGIQSIPKGQMEAALSLGMSRRQAMRQVILPQAFKVVLPPIGNEFIALLKDSSLVSILAVSDLLRRGREYASETFSYFETYTVIALIYLVMTLFFSKLIGIMEERLNAGK
- a CDS encoding ABC transporter substrate-binding protein; this encodes MNFKKSAALLLAGVLALSVTAGCKKKEEAKTEAAPKAAGDTVKIGFLGALTGDVAMFGAPTLAGMKMAAEEINAAGGVNGKKIEIVEADDRGDKQEGASVTQKLISRDNVVAIVGDPTTGITKVAAPIAQKAQVVLLSAGATGTGVVEIGDYIFRDTLLDSVAIPALLDYYAKNLKFKKVAMITSDNNDYSVGMSQLFRDSAKGAGIEIVADEKIKDGDKDFSGQMTNIKAKKPDILFYSGYYTEGALLMKEARKQGIKVNMFGGDGLFSPEFIKLGGTAVEGSMSYVGFSPEQASPVTAKFIEAFKGKNNGALPGLFDAQGYDAVKLIVAAMTTAKSNDPKVFKDAIAKIKNFEGVSGTITIRNNREPIKSPLCLLEVKGGKYVLKAKVPVKMD
- a CDS encoding amino acid ABC transporter ATP-binding protein, which gives rise to MQENSRLMIEARGVSKFYGSFQALKDVSFTVRDGEKVVIIGPSGSGKSTILRSINRLETIDRGTMIVDGMDVSDPKVDICKVREEIGMVFQSFNLFPHKTVLENLTLAQTVVRKRSRREAEEIALELLKKVGIAEKAAAYPAKLSGGQQQRVAIARSLAMNPKAILFDEPTSALDPEMIGEVLDVMKNLAREGMTMVVVTHEMGFAREVADRVIFMDHGQIVEEGTPEHFFTSPSHERAKLFLSQIL
- the pruA gene encoding L-glutamate gamma-semialdehyde dehydrogenase encodes the protein MQNPEINTKIVARGKDFFSTISGEKPSLFNKGAWMGKVMDWSMQNEQFKVQMFRFVDAFPSLTTSKLLTDHIREYFGEEKDMPPVLATGAKMAGMLGSLGGAMLNKFISANIQEMARQFIVGENTKEAVKNMEKLRKDGFAAVVDVLGEATLSEEEAEVYVTTYLELLEALKNEQKGWKGLPGQGGDPAQDWGHAPKVNIAVKPTALFCLANPQDFEGSVAAILRQMRRICAKVVEMGGFLCIDMESYRFKDITLEVFRRLKLEYKEYPHIGIVFQAYLKDTDKDLADMLSWAKAHDTQISIRLVKGAYWDYETVKAKQMGWPIPVWTIKAESDAAYERQARLILENHQICHFACASHNIRTISAVMEMANALHVPESRYEFQVLYGMAEPVRKGILKVAGRIRLYCPYGDMVPGMGYLVRRLLENTANESFLRQSFAEDAQIERLLEDPDKTAERERGERAAKPKKAPAAPGGLPRFANDPMVDFTRADHRAAFPAAIAQVRTAFGKVYPLFIGGQELDTSDRIPTVNPAKPSEVLGQICQAGIPEVTRAIAAAKAAFPAWRDTPPRERAQYLLKAAEIARRRAFELSAWQVLEIGKQWDQAYADVGEAIDFLEYYAREMIRLGAPQRVGNAPGELNHYFYEPKGLAAVIAPWNFPLAISMGMASAAIVAGNPVIYKPSNITGIIGHHLVEIFKEAGLPAGVFNYVPGRGSVMGDFLVDHPDISLIAFTGSMEVGLRIVERAAKVYPGQPNVKKIISEMGGKNAIIIDDDADLDEAVPHVLYSAFAFQGQKCSACSRVIVLDAVYDKFTDRLVKAAQAYRVGPSEDPANSMGAVADAAAQKSILEYAALGKQEGTLLYESPVPQGEGYWVPLTIVGGITPQHRLAQEEVFGPVLAIMRAKDFDQALEWANSTRFALTGGIFSRSPEHLAQTRRDFRVGNLYINRNNTGAQVERQPFGGARMSGVGTKAGGPDYLLHFMDPRVVTENTMRRGFAPIEADDDWVE
- a CDS encoding basic amino acid ABC transporter substrate-binding protein, with translation MKLLRTLSAAAALLAALSLTAFAAPKSIKVATDATWPPMEMVDTNKQIVGYDIDFLKAVAKEAGVAVEIKNTAWDGIFAGLDSGQYDAIISSVTITKERQAKYDFTEPYTSIGQILVVPKTNKTAKVIADLKGKKVGAQIGTTGAMEIKKVAGVELKTYDEIGLAFEDMAAGRIFGVVCDEPVAAHFALQKKEYKDKFKIVGKSFTKEAYGMVVKKGNKDLVALLNKGIKAVKAKKLDAKIHTKWVK